In Chitinivibrionales bacterium, one genomic interval encodes:
- the gyrA gene encoding DNA gyrase subunit A — protein MPEDNQAQPQQQPLSISPVLIEDEMRKSYLDYSMSMITARALPDVRDGLKPVHRRVLMGLEDIGLQHNKPTKKCANVVGHVMAKYHPHGDMAIYDTLVRMAQDFSLRYPMVEGQGNFGSIDGDPPAAYRYTECRMTALAEDMLADIDKDTVDFVPNYDDSLKEPSVLPAKLPFLLLNGSTGIAVGMATNMAPHNMNEVVDGIVACIDNPDLGVLDLINIIPGPDFPTGGVIYGKNGILAAYKTGNGRLIVRAKAEVEKEGDREQIVVTEIPYMVNKSALLERMAELVREKALDGVSFLRDESDRSGMRIVIGVKKESFADVVLNQLYKFTSLQDTFAVNNLALVNKQPRQLPLKDLIMHFIDHRHAVVTRRTQYDLARAQERAHILEGLKIAIDNIDEIVALIKASPSTDEAQHQLMERFKFSEAQAHAILEMKLARLTGLERGKIESELAELARLIAEYSAILASRERRMAIIKTELLDLKQRFGDARRTQIVDASDEDMDIDMEDMIPDEDMVVTMSHAGYIKRCAATAYRTQGRGGKGVIGMESKDDDFVETLFVASAHTHILFFTTAGRCYWLKVYKIPEAGRQSRGKPIVNLLSLRPEEKIAAFVPVKEFDESHFIITATERGVVNKQPLLSYSNVRKDGINAMHLDEGDRMIECKLTNGNNDVILGTASGQAVRFHESAARELGRNTRGVRGVKLVGDDRVVSMVIVDESNQLLTVTENGFGKRTPVAEYRKTNRGGSGIINIKTSERNGSVVALKRVSDKHDIMLITKNGIIIRCDVGRISVIGRNTQGVRLINLDEGDKVVDVAIVEKQAEADNASPAQANGIPQAPFNGNAAAQAERHGTANTPEA, from the coding sequence ATGCCAGAAGACAACCAAGCCCAGCCCCAGCAGCAGCCCTTGAGCATATCCCCGGTGCTTATCGAAGACGAGATGCGCAAGTCGTATCTCGACTATTCCATGAGCATGATCACGGCGCGGGCGCTCCCGGACGTGCGCGACGGGCTCAAGCCGGTGCACCGCCGCGTGCTCATGGGGCTCGAGGACATCGGTCTCCAGCACAACAAGCCCACCAAGAAATGCGCCAACGTCGTCGGCCACGTCATGGCCAAATACCATCCGCACGGCGACATGGCCATCTACGACACGCTCGTACGCATGGCGCAGGACTTTTCCCTGCGTTATCCCATGGTGGAGGGCCAGGGAAACTTCGGCTCCATCGACGGCGATCCGCCCGCGGCCTACCGCTACACCGAGTGCCGCATGACCGCCCTTGCCGAGGACATGCTCGCCGACATTGACAAGGACACGGTTGATTTTGTGCCTAACTATGACGATTCGCTCAAGGAGCCGTCGGTCCTGCCCGCAAAGTTGCCCTTTCTCCTGCTCAACGGCAGTACCGGCATCGCCGTGGGCATGGCCACGAACATGGCGCCGCACAACATGAACGAGGTGGTCGACGGCATCGTGGCCTGCATCGACAACCCGGACCTTGGCGTGCTCGACCTCATCAACATCATCCCCGGACCTGATTTCCCCACGGGCGGCGTCATCTACGGCAAGAACGGCATCCTCGCCGCGTATAAGACTGGCAACGGCAGGCTCATCGTGCGCGCAAAGGCCGAGGTGGAGAAGGAGGGCGACCGCGAGCAGATCGTGGTGACCGAGATACCCTACATGGTGAACAAGTCCGCCCTGCTTGAGCGCATGGCAGAGCTCGTGCGCGAAAAGGCGCTCGACGGCGTCTCGTTTCTGCGCGACGAATCGGACCGCTCGGGCATGCGCATCGTGATCGGCGTTAAAAAGGAGAGCTTCGCCGACGTGGTGCTCAACCAGCTTTACAAGTTCACGAGCCTGCAGGACACCTTCGCCGTCAACAATCTCGCGCTTGTCAATAAGCAGCCGCGTCAGCTCCCGCTCAAGGACCTCATCATGCACTTCATCGACCACCGCCATGCCGTGGTCACGCGCCGCACGCAGTACGACCTTGCCCGGGCGCAGGAGCGCGCACACATCCTCGAGGGCCTCAAGATCGCCATCGACAACATCGACGAGATCGTCGCGCTCATCAAGGCGTCGCCGTCCACCGACGAGGCGCAGCACCAGCTCATGGAGCGCTTCAAGTTTTCCGAGGCGCAGGCGCACGCGATCCTCGAAATGAAGCTTGCCCGGCTCACCGGCCTGGAGCGGGGAAAAATCGAGAGCGAGCTCGCCGAGCTCGCCCGCCTCATCGCCGAATACAGTGCAATTCTCGCCAGCCGCGAGCGGCGCATGGCCATCATCAAGACCGAACTGCTCGACCTCAAGCAGCGGTTCGGGGACGCGCGACGGACGCAGATCGTGGATGCGTCCGACGAGGACATGGACATCGACATGGAGGACATGATTCCGGACGAGGACATGGTGGTCACCATGTCGCACGCCGGCTACATCAAGCGCTGTGCCGCCACCGCCTACCGCACCCAGGGCCGCGGCGGCAAGGGCGTGATCGGCATGGAGTCCAAGGACGACGATTTCGTGGAGACGCTGTTCGTTGCGTCGGCGCACACCCATATCCTGTTCTTCACGACAGCGGGCAGGTGCTACTGGCTCAAGGTGTACAAAATCCCGGAGGCTGGCAGGCAGTCGCGCGGGAAACCGATCGTCAACCTGCTCAGCCTGCGGCCGGAGGAAAAAATCGCGGCATTCGTACCTGTCAAGGAGTTCGACGAGTCGCATTTCATCATCACCGCGACGGAGCGCGGCGTGGTGAACAAACAGCCGCTTCTCTCCTATTCCAACGTCCGCAAGGACGGCATCAACGCCATGCACCTCGACGAGGGGGACCGCATGATCGAATGCAAACTGACCAACGGCAATAATGACGTCATCCTCGGCACCGCAAGCGGCCAGGCCGTGCGGTTCCACGAGAGCGCGGCGCGCGAGCTCGGCCGCAACACCCGCGGCGTGCGCGGGGTCAAGCTGGTCGGCGACGACCGCGTTGTGAGCATGGTGATCGTCGACGAATCGAACCAGCTGCTCACGGTAACGGAAAACGGCTTCGGCAAGCGCACGCCCGTGGCCGAATACCGCAAGACTAACCGCGGGGGCTCGGGCATCATCAACATCAAGACCTCGGAGCGCAACGGCTCGGTGGTGGCGCTCAAGCGGGTGAGCGACAAACACGACATCATGCTCATCACAAAGAACGGCATCATCATCCGCTGCGACGTGGGCAGGATATCGGTGATCGGCCGCAACACGCAGGGCGTGCGGCTCATCAACCTCGATGAGGGCGACAAGGTGGTTGATGTCGCGATCGTGGAAAAGCAGGCGGAGGCGGACAACGCGTCCCCGGCACAGGCAAACGGCATTCCCCAAGCACCTTTCAACGGAAACGCCGCAGCGCAAGCGGAACGCCATGGCACCGCCAACACGCCGGA